Proteins encoded in a region of the Saccharothrix ecbatanensis genome:
- a CDS encoding aminotransferase class I/II-fold pyridoxal phosphate-dependent enzyme, protein MRGRVAIVGGGPRCLDLLERLVCRADGHALDVHVVEPGPLGVGLHAVDQPDYLLLNTVCEQVTGFTDESMLGSPGAVVTGPSLFDWARGSGVLVDGRPVRGTDHLPRALLGEYLNWVTARVLAAAPGSVRVHVHRTSAVAVTTVPGGERIDLVGEPPLVVDRVVLAVGHGERSPHLPGHVGDGPYPLPAAVADVVPGETVALQGVGLTGMDVLAALTVGRGGRFVDGTYLPSGREPHVVLVSRQGRPAMVRPRLNPGRRALPARYLTHQALGGGSLDFAADVLPLVLAEMEHRWRSYGGGASPDFRDLLLGGPPAAALRSTGTYRAWYTAQLTEDLARAGAGLGVDPVKEAVEVLRDHRDVIRAAVDHGRLTPASHEWFYGVFAGAANRLVIGPQLERHSELLALLAAGVVSVGPGPRPVLGFTSGGRTRLTSHDLVEPGSVVVDRLLIGHSPAVDPVNAANPLVSGLAWAGRLTAVTASGRPVGVRVDRALRALTPTAGPSPRCTSSGRWPRAAPTTTTTSPRRAARPRPRPTPTASPGTSSPPSHRNRNESMSQPDPSRSSWRKDYDRQTLAAQAGGWRDPGTGAIPPAVHIGATYGRDADYRLPGGYAYLRDQGSPMYEQAESVLARLEGAADALVFSSGMAAATAVFAVLPAGARVVVPRTMYFGLTKWLREFGPIRGLDVVTVPTGDLDAIRAAVQAAPTALLWVETPCNPTWLVTDVAACADIAHAAGALLGVDNTVPTPVHTQPIELGADLVMHSGTKYLNGHNDVVAGFLATAADTELWQRLRLHRQLGGALLGPLEAYLLVRGMKTLFTRMRQISATAQTVAEHFATDRRVRRIAYPGLTTDPGHAVAAKQMSGGFSGMLSVHVDGDADLALRTANATGLFIRATSLGGTESLVEHRFTFEGPGSTAPPDMLRVSIGLESAADLIADLDQALDRARGE, encoded by the coding sequence GTGAGGGGCCGGGTGGCGATCGTCGGCGGCGGCCCCCGCTGCCTGGACCTGCTGGAGCGGTTGGTGTGCCGGGCGGACGGGCACGCGCTGGACGTGCACGTGGTCGAGCCGGGTCCGCTCGGCGTCGGCCTGCACGCGGTGGACCAGCCGGACTACCTGCTGCTCAACACGGTGTGCGAGCAGGTCACCGGCTTCACCGACGAGTCGATGCTCGGCTCTCCCGGAGCCGTGGTCACCGGCCCGTCGCTGTTCGACTGGGCACGCGGGAGCGGTGTCCTGGTCGACGGCAGGCCGGTGCGCGGTACCGACCACCTGCCCCGCGCGTTGCTTGGCGAGTACCTGAACTGGGTCACCGCACGAGTGCTGGCCGCGGCCCCGGGCTCGGTGCGCGTCCACGTGCACCGCACCTCGGCGGTCGCGGTGACGACCGTGCCCGGTGGCGAGCGAATCGACCTGGTGGGCGAGCCGCCGCTGGTGGTGGACCGCGTCGTGCTGGCCGTCGGCCACGGCGAGCGGTCGCCGCACCTGCCCGGGCACGTCGGGGACGGGCCCTACCCGCTGCCCGCCGCGGTGGCGGACGTCGTCCCCGGCGAGACCGTGGCGCTGCAGGGGGTGGGGTTGACCGGCATGGACGTGCTCGCCGCGCTCACCGTCGGCCGCGGCGGCCGGTTCGTCGACGGGACCTACCTGCCCTCCGGCAGGGAGCCGCACGTCGTGCTGGTGTCCAGGCAGGGCAGGCCCGCCATGGTCCGGCCCAGGCTGAACCCCGGTCGGCGGGCACTGCCCGCCCGGTACCTGACCCACCAGGCACTGGGAGGGGGTTCGCTGGACTTCGCCGCCGACGTGCTGCCACTCGTGCTGGCCGAGATGGAACACCGCTGGCGGTCCTACGGCGGCGGCGCCTCCCCGGACTTCCGCGACCTCCTGCTCGGCGGGCCGCCCGCTGCCGCCCTGCGCTCGACCGGGACGTACCGCGCCTGGTACACGGCCCAGCTCACCGAGGACCTCGCGCGCGCCGGGGCCGGGCTGGGCGTCGACCCGGTCAAGGAGGCCGTGGAGGTGCTCCGCGACCACCGCGACGTGATCCGCGCGGCGGTGGACCACGGCCGGCTCACCCCGGCCTCGCACGAGTGGTTCTACGGCGTCTTCGCGGGCGCCGCCAACCGCCTGGTCATCGGCCCGCAGCTGGAACGGCACTCGGAGCTGCTGGCGCTGCTCGCCGCAGGCGTGGTGTCGGTCGGCCCCGGCCCTCGTCCGGTGCTCGGCTTCACGTCGGGCGGGCGGACCCGGCTCACGTCGCACGACCTGGTCGAACCCGGCTCGGTCGTGGTCGACCGGCTGCTCATCGGCCACAGCCCTGCCGTCGACCCGGTCAACGCTGCCAACCCGCTGGTCTCCGGGCTGGCCTGGGCGGGCAGGCTGACCGCGGTGACCGCGTCGGGTCGCCCGGTCGGGGTGCGGGTGGACCGGGCGTTGCGCGCGCTGACGCCGACGGCCGGGCCCAGCCCGCGCTGCACGTCTTCGGGCCGCTGGCCGAGGGCAGCACCTACTACAACCACTACGTCACCTCGCCGGGCGGCCCGTCCAAGGCCACGGCCGACGCCGACCGCCTCGCCCGGCACCTCCTCTCCCCCCTCGCACAGGAACAGGAACGAGAGCATGTCCCAGCCTGACCCGTCCCGATCCAGCTGGCGGAAGGACTACGACCGGCAGACGCTGGCCGCCCAGGCGGGCGGCTGGCGCGACCCCGGCACCGGCGCGATCCCGCCCGCGGTGCACATCGGCGCCACCTACGGACGCGATGCCGACTACCGGCTACCCGGCGGCTACGCCTACCTGCGTGATCAGGGCAGCCCGATGTACGAGCAGGCCGAGTCCGTGCTCGCCCGGCTGGAGGGCGCGGCCGACGCGCTGGTGTTCTCCTCCGGCATGGCCGCGGCCACCGCCGTGTTCGCCGTGCTGCCCGCGGGCGCGCGGGTGGTCGTGCCGCGGACGATGTACTTCGGGCTCACCAAGTGGCTGCGCGAGTTCGGGCCGATCCGCGGGCTCGACGTGGTCACGGTGCCCACCGGCGACCTCGACGCCATCCGGGCCGCGGTGCAGGCGGCACCCACCGCGCTGCTGTGGGTGGAGACCCCGTGCAACCCGACCTGGCTGGTCACCGACGTGGCCGCCTGCGCGGACATCGCGCACGCGGCGGGGGCGCTGCTCGGGGTGGACAACACCGTGCCCACCCCCGTGCACACCCAGCCGATCGAATTGGGCGCCGACCTCGTCATGCACTCGGGCACCAAGTACCTCAACGGGCACAACGACGTCGTCGCGGGCTTCCTCGCCACGGCCGCGGACACCGAACTCTGGCAGCGGCTGCGGCTGCACCGCCAACTCGGCGGCGCACTGCTCGGCCCACTGGAGGCGTACCTGCTGGTGCGCGGCATGAAGACGCTGTTCACCCGCATGCGCCAGATCTCCGCGACCGCGCAGACTGTGGCCGAGCACTTCGCCACCGACCGCCGGGTGCGCCGGATCGCCTACCCGGGCCTGACCACCGACCCCGGGCACGCCGTCGCCGCCAAGCAGATGTCCGGCGGGTTCAGCGGAATGCTCTCGGTGCACGTCGACGGCGACGCCGACCTGGCGCTGCGCACGGCCAACGCCACCGGGCTGTTCATCCGCGCCACCTCGCTGGGCGGCACGGAGAGCCTGGTCGAGCACCGGTTCACCTTCGAAGGGCCGGGCAGCACCGCGCCCCCGGATATGCTCCGCGTGTCCATCGGCCTGGAAAGCGCCGCGGACCTCATCGCCGATTTGGACCAGGCGCTCGACCGGGCGCGGGGGGAGTGA
- a CDS encoding benzoate/H(+) symporter BenE family transporter, which translates to MTDASGSTAVETRQPAGFFRDSSISAVVAGLIAVVVSYSGPMVVILTAAATGRLTDSQTTSWVWAVSLGSGLTCALLSLWTRQPIITAWSTPGAALLVTSLGQFTYAQVVGAYMVSAVAITLVGLTGVFGKLMSRVPGPIVSAMLAGILFTFGVDAFKALGVSPLVPAVVLVTYLVVKRFSARYAVLCALITGVIAAAVGGDLHLSAVRFDLARPEWTTPSFGLAAIIGIAVPMFMVTMASQNAPGLAVLRGAGYEPDDRKLIGTTGAVSVLLAPFGSHALNLAAITAAICTGPESHPDPRRRYPAGVFCGVFYIVVGLFGATLLALFTGLPKELVAAIAGIALLGALMGGLKGAMDDDKHREAALITFLVTASGLTIAGIGSAFWGLVFGVAAHLVLAARRKG; encoded by the coding sequence GTGACCGACGCGTCGGGGAGCACCGCCGTCGAGACGAGGCAGCCGGCCGGGTTCTTCCGCGATTCGTCGATCTCGGCGGTCGTGGCGGGGCTGATCGCGGTCGTGGTGTCGTACTCCGGTCCGATGGTCGTGATCCTCACCGCCGCGGCCACCGGGCGGCTGACCGACAGCCAGACCACGTCGTGGGTGTGGGCGGTGTCGCTGGGCAGCGGGTTGACCTGTGCGCTGCTGAGCCTGTGGACCAGGCAACCGATCATCACCGCGTGGTCGACCCCGGGGGCGGCGCTGCTGGTGACCAGCCTCGGGCAGTTCACCTACGCCCAGGTGGTCGGCGCCTACATGGTGTCCGCGGTGGCGATCACCCTCGTGGGGCTGACCGGTGTGTTCGGCAAGCTGATGTCCCGCGTCCCGGGGCCGATCGTCTCCGCGATGCTGGCGGGCATCCTGTTCACCTTCGGCGTCGACGCGTTCAAGGCGCTCGGAGTGAGCCCGTTGGTGCCCGCCGTGGTGCTCGTGACCTACCTGGTGGTCAAGCGCTTCTCCGCGCGCTACGCCGTGCTGTGCGCGTTGATCACCGGCGTCATCGCGGCCGCGGTCGGCGGCGACCTGCACCTGTCGGCCGTGCGGTTCGACCTCGCCCGACCGGAGTGGACGACGCCGTCGTTCGGGCTGGCGGCGATCATCGGCATCGCGGTCCCGATGTTCATGGTCACCATGGCGTCGCAGAACGCCCCCGGCCTGGCGGTGCTGCGCGGCGCGGGCTACGAGCCCGACGACCGCAAGCTGATCGGCACCACCGGGGCGGTGTCGGTGCTGCTGGCGCCGTTCGGCAGCCACGCGCTCAACCTCGCCGCCATCACCGCCGCCATCTGCACCGGCCCGGAATCCCATCCGGACCCGCGCAGGCGCTACCCGGCCGGCGTGTTCTGCGGCGTGTTCTACATCGTGGTCGGCCTGTTCGGCGCCACGCTGCTGGCGCTGTTCACCGGCCTGCCGAAGGAACTGGTCGCCGCCATCGCGGGCATCGCGCTGCTGGGTGCCCTGATGGGCGGCCTCAAGGGCGCCATGGACGACGACAAGCACCGCGAGGCGGCGCTGATCACCTTCCTGGTGACCGCGTCGGGACTGACCATCGCGGGCATCGGTTCGGCGTTCTGGGGCCTGGTGTTCGGTGTGGCGGCCCACTTGGTGCTCGCCGCTCGCCGCAAGGGCTGA
- a CDS encoding helix-turn-helix domain-containing protein, with protein sequence MLRLVSKRFAETGGDVLATVSRKRRALPPVPSPVTGEAEARLIALACSQPPAGHARWSLRLLEKHVELTEDIPNLDHSTIGRVLKKRNCALI encoded by the coding sequence ATGCTGAGGCTGGTCTCGAAGCGGTTCGCCGAGACCGGTGGTGATGTCCTTGCCACGGTCTCGCGCAAGAGGCGTGCCCTTCCGCCGGTGCCGTCCCCGGTGACCGGCGAGGCCGAGGCCCGGCTGATCGCCCTGGCCTGCTCGCAGCCACCGGCCGGGCATGCCCGGTGGTCGTTGCGATTGCTGGAAAAGCACGTCGAACTCACCGAGGACATCCCGAACCTGGACCACTCCACCATCGGCCGGGTCCTGAAAAAACGGAATTGCGCCCTCATCTGA
- a CDS encoding CHAT domain-containing protein, with translation MSWSRRESTPDQGQPVYVFTETNQNGAVYETYRAADAEVAKAFLLTRRVERQLFYIVVETPQGNWGTDIEGLYLENLLPWQADTRSADCVGRIESITNAFGLRSAARGHGDNFVARVKCGRCGHSWHDALRYRNDTVVRCPGCAAPNTVDSSGITVTTDPVQQTEVIMSPYAIAHEDAEPADGGNPQVALTAVDYAITAARDAVAAALPGQPHRPGRLFNLGCAIEERFIRLSEPADLDAALAAFTEAADTTPPGDAARAERLLAVVRLLNARRHLVDRLADLDAVIDRLLTARAALSPVASERPAVLSQLGLALRDRFERTGRFDDLNDAVTAGREAFAETPPNSVRYPGYLANLSATLRVRSEHIGRREDLDEAVTTGRAAVAGAQPGHPDRVACVSTLGLALHEQFITTGNQVALTDAITALTEACAATEPYDPNYAGLHHNLGRTLLARFESTSRLSDVEGAVAAARTSTAAATPEDVDFAKFHSQYGTALLARFDRTGDLTDLDDGVTAHRQAVVATPAGHTDFALNRAGLGAALLTRFQRTGTPADLDEGVRALRDAAQVTSATHPDYPGIQDRLGVALHHRYRRTRQEADLDDAVVAGRHAVARTAPDHARYHRYLANLGSALHTRYLHTDRLADLADSIALDRDAIAASRPDNPYHQIFLGNLGTGLIDRYRVTDEPADLDEAITAIRQAIAGTPHDHPVRSTHLNSLSNALQTRYRRTAEASDLDEALSTARDAIAATPPDDPDRSTLVHLAVLLGIRFERTGELTDVDEAITTAGEAVAGLPREHPDRVKALIVLGAMLRDRFRRTRQPADLDQATVAFREAYGVESGALPDRMAAAGMWGEMAAEAGRIDSAADGYAAAVRLLPRFASHGLARATQEDRVARWSGLAADGAACAVRAGRPEEAVELLDTGRSVLWAQLFNLRTDLTELAERAPALAEHFERIRTLLDAPLPAVSPSGDDDDPRAEQNRVAEERMRAAREFDDLIGRIRAIDGFERFLQPTSFTELRAAAGAGTVVIVNLSRHGCHALLVSATGVDVVELTTLTRATATTRANALLGALGRATDPNRSFAEREQDRHTILDVLAWLWDTIADPVLTRLGHIAPPAGAWPRIWWCPTGPLALLPLHAAGHHPRRRTDAAGGTVPDRVISSYTPTLTALLRARNAPAPTGRPALLAVGVPTTPGATDLPAVSDELDRVHARYPITTRLENRTDGQSPDTPTTARVLAELPRHAWAHFSCHGSQHFSDPTESAFWLADGPLRIADLIHHNPGRRELAFLSACQTATGSPRMVDEAVHLAAAMQLLGYRNVIATLWSIYDHLAPDVADAVYAALTTTGTPDTAHALHHAVTALRAQWPTDPLVWAPYLHTGP, from the coding sequence ATGAGCTGGTCGAGACGCGAGTCGACGCCGGACCAGGGTCAACCGGTGTACGTGTTCACCGAAACCAACCAGAATGGTGCTGTCTACGAGACCTACCGCGCTGCCGATGCGGAGGTCGCGAAGGCGTTCCTGTTGACCCGACGGGTCGAGCGCCAGTTGTTCTACATCGTGGTTGAAACCCCGCAGGGGAACTGGGGCACGGACATCGAGGGTCTGTACCTGGAGAACCTGCTGCCCTGGCAAGCCGACACCAGGTCGGCGGACTGCGTCGGACGAATCGAGTCCATCACCAATGCGTTCGGCCTGAGATCGGCGGCCCGGGGCCACGGCGACAACTTCGTCGCGCGGGTCAAATGCGGCCGGTGCGGACATTCGTGGCACGACGCGCTGCGTTACCGGAACGACACGGTGGTCCGCTGCCCCGGCTGCGCGGCGCCGAACACCGTCGATTCGTCCGGGATCACCGTCACCACCGATCCGGTCCAGCAGACCGAAGTCATCATGAGTCCGTACGCCATCGCGCACGAGGACGCGGAACCGGCCGACGGCGGTAACCCGCAAGTAGCGCTGACGGCCGTGGACTACGCCATTACCGCCGCTCGGGACGCGGTGGCCGCGGCGCTGCCTGGGCAGCCGCACCGCCCCGGCCGGCTGTTCAACCTGGGCTGTGCCATCGAGGAACGGTTCATCCGGCTGAGCGAACCGGCCGACCTCGACGCGGCGCTCGCCGCCTTCACCGAGGCCGCCGACACCACCCCTCCTGGGGACGCGGCGCGGGCCGAGCGCCTGCTCGCCGTCGTCCGGTTGCTCAACGCCCGGCGACACCTCGTCGACCGGTTGGCCGACCTCGACGCGGTCATCGACAGGTTGCTCACGGCGCGGGCCGCCCTGTCACCGGTGGCGTCCGAGCGGCCCGCGGTGCTCTCCCAGCTCGGTCTCGCGCTGCGGGACCGCTTCGAACGCACCGGCCGGTTCGACGACCTGAACGACGCCGTCACCGCCGGTCGCGAGGCATTCGCCGAGACTCCCCCGAACTCGGTCCGCTATCCGGGGTACCTGGCCAACCTGTCGGCGACGCTCCGCGTCCGGTCCGAGCACATCGGCCGGAGGGAGGACCTAGACGAGGCCGTCACGACCGGACGCGCGGCCGTGGCAGGCGCTCAGCCCGGTCACCCCGACCGTGTCGCGTGCGTGAGCACACTCGGCCTGGCACTGCACGAACAGTTCATCACCACCGGGAACCAAGTCGCGCTGACGGACGCGATCACCGCGTTGACGGAGGCGTGCGCCGCCACCGAACCCTACGACCCGAACTACGCCGGGCTGCACCACAACCTCGGCCGCACGCTGCTCGCCCGGTTCGAGTCGACGAGCCGACTATCCGATGTGGAGGGTGCGGTCGCCGCCGCCCGCACCTCGACGGCCGCGGCAACCCCGGAGGACGTGGACTTCGCGAAGTTCCATTCGCAGTACGGCACGGCGTTGCTCGCCCGGTTCGATCGCACGGGCGACCTGACCGACCTCGACGACGGCGTCACCGCACATCGTCAGGCCGTGGTCGCCACACCGGCCGGTCACACGGACTTCGCCCTAAACCGGGCCGGACTCGGGGCCGCGTTGCTGACCAGGTTCCAGCGCACCGGGACGCCGGCCGACCTCGACGAGGGCGTCCGCGCCCTACGCGACGCAGCGCAGGTCACGTCGGCCACGCACCCGGACTACCCCGGCATCCAGGACAGGCTCGGCGTCGCCCTGCATCACCGGTACCGGCGCACCCGCCAGGAGGCCGACCTGGACGACGCCGTCGTCGCCGGCCGCCACGCGGTCGCCCGCACCGCACCCGACCACGCCAGGTACCACCGGTACCTGGCGAACCTGGGCTCCGCGCTGCACACCCGCTACCTGCACACCGATCGCCTGGCCGACCTGGCCGACAGCATCGCGCTGGATCGCGACGCGATCGCCGCCAGCCGGCCGGACAACCCGTACCACCAGATCTTCCTGGGCAACCTCGGTACGGGGCTGATCGACCGGTACCGCGTCACCGACGAGCCGGCCGATCTCGACGAGGCCATCACCGCCATCCGGCAAGCGATCGCGGGCACGCCGCACGACCACCCAGTGCGCTCCACCCATCTGAACAGCCTCAGCAACGCGCTGCAGACCCGGTATCGGCGCACCGCCGAGGCGAGCGATCTGGACGAGGCGCTGTCGACCGCACGTGACGCGATCGCCGCCACCCCGCCCGACGATCCCGACCGGAGCACTCTGGTGCACCTCGCCGTCCTCCTGGGCATTCGGTTCGAGCGCACCGGCGAACTCACGGATGTGGACGAGGCGATCACCACTGCGGGCGAGGCGGTGGCCGGCCTCCCACGCGAACACCCCGATCGCGTGAAGGCACTGATCGTCCTCGGCGCGATGCTCCGCGACCGGTTCAGGCGCACCCGTCAACCGGCAGACCTTGACCAGGCGACCGTCGCATTCCGGGAGGCGTACGGCGTCGAGTCGGGTGCACTCCCGGATCGGATGGCCGCGGCCGGGATGTGGGGAGAGATGGCGGCCGAGGCCGGTCGGATCGACTCGGCTGCGGACGGGTACGCGGCGGCGGTACGGCTGCTGCCGCGGTTCGCCTCGCACGGCCTGGCCCGCGCCACCCAGGAGGACCGGGTCGCACGCTGGAGTGGCCTGGCCGCGGACGGCGCGGCGTGCGCGGTCCGCGCCGGCCGTCCCGAGGAGGCGGTGGAACTGCTCGACACCGGCCGGTCGGTGTTGTGGGCACAGCTGTTCAACCTGCGCACCGACCTCACCGAGCTGGCCGAACGCGCACCCGCGCTGGCCGAGCACTTCGAGCGGATCCGGACGCTGTTGGACGCGCCGCTGCCCGCGGTGAGCCCGTCCGGCGATGACGACGACCCACGCGCCGAACAGAATCGCGTGGCTGAGGAGCGCATGCGCGCCGCCCGCGAGTTCGACGACCTCATCGGCCGGATACGTGCCATCGACGGTTTCGAGCGGTTCCTCCAACCCACGTCGTTCACCGAACTCCGGGCCGCGGCCGGTGCCGGCACGGTGGTCATCGTCAACCTCAGCCGCCACGGCTGCCACGCGCTGCTGGTCTCCGCCACCGGTGTCGACGTGGTCGAGCTGACCACCCTGACCCGCGCGACGGCGACGACACGGGCCAACGCCCTGCTAGGCGCCCTGGGCCGCGCCACCGACCCGAACCGTTCGTTCGCCGAACGGGAACAGGACCGGCACACGATCCTGGACGTCCTGGCGTGGCTGTGGGACACCATCGCCGACCCGGTGCTGACCAGGCTCGGCCACATCGCCCCGCCGGCCGGCGCGTGGCCGAGGATCTGGTGGTGCCCGACCGGCCCCCTTGCCCTGCTGCCGCTGCACGCCGCCGGCCACCACCCCCGTCGCCGGACCGACGCCGCCGGCGGCACGGTGCCCGACCGCGTGATCTCGTCGTACACCCCCACGCTGACCGCGTTGCTGCGCGCCAGAAACGCACCGGCCCCGACGGGCAGGCCGGCGCTGCTGGCCGTCGGCGTGCCCACCACTCCCGGCGCGACCGACCTGCCCGCCGTGTCCGACGAGCTGGACCGCGTGCACGCCCGCTACCCGATCACCACCCGCCTGGAGAACCGGACCGACGGCCAGTCCCCGGACACCCCGACCACGGCCCGGGTCCTCGCCGAGCTGCCGCGGCATGCGTGGGCGCACTTCTCCTGCCACGGCAGCCAACACTTCAGCGACCCCACTGAGAGCGCGTTCTGGCTCGCCGACGGCCCGCTCCGCATCGCCGATCTGATCCACCACAACCCGGGCCGACGCGAGCTGGCGTTCCTGTCCGCCTGTCAGACGGCGACCGGCAGCCCCAGAATGGTCGACGAAGCCGTGCACCTGGCCGCGGCGATGCAACTCCTGGGCTACCGGAACGTCATCGCCACCCTGTGGTCGATCTACGACCACCTGGCCCCGGACGTCGCCGACGCGGTCTACGCGGCCCTCACCACCACCGGCACCCCGGACACCGCCCACGCCTTGCACCACGCGGTCACCGCGTTACGGGCGCAATGGCCCACCGACCCACTGGTATGGGCGCCCTACCTCCACACCGGCCCGTAG
- a CDS encoding NPCBM/NEW2 domain-containing protein, whose protein sequence is MPDTAGNAQQFTATATVRVPTGAPATRNVTATLTAPEGWTVGRATPASVGRVNGGTSAVFSWPVTAPSGTPVPADLQVKASFQQQGRHTSVTDERIIGVVPALPPSGEVEVGGLPFLGSVSGWGPVERDMSNGELAAGDGKPLTIAGTVYPKGLGVHAESDLQFYLGGKCSRFTALVGVDDETGGAGSVTFSVVVDGVTLTTTPVIRAGQAAVAIDVPITGDILDLVVGGGIDGVGSDHPDWIAPTLTCS, encoded by the coding sequence GTGCCGGACACGGCCGGGAACGCGCAGCAGTTCACGGCGACCGCCACGGTGCGGGTGCCCACCGGTGCGCCCGCTACGCGGAACGTCACCGCGACGCTGACCGCACCCGAGGGCTGGACGGTCGGCCGGGCGACGCCGGCGTCGGTTGGCCGCGTCAACGGCGGCACGTCCGCGGTGTTCTCGTGGCCGGTCACCGCGCCGAGCGGGACACCGGTGCCCGCCGACCTCCAGGTGAAGGCGAGCTTCCAGCAGCAGGGCAGGCATACGTCGGTGACCGACGAGCGGATCATCGGCGTGGTCCCGGCCCTGCCCCCGAGCGGCGAGGTCGAGGTGGGCGGCCTGCCCTTCCTCGGCTCCGTCAGCGGCTGGGGCCCGGTCGAGCGCGACATGAGCAACGGCGAACTGGCTGCGGGCGACGGCAAACCCCTCACCATCGCGGGCACCGTCTACCCGAAGGGCCTCGGAGTGCACGCGGAAAGCGACCTGCAGTTCTACCTCGGCGGGAAGTGCTCGCGCTTCACGGCCCTCGTGGGCGTGGACGACGAGACCGGCGGCGCGGGCAGCGTCACCTTCAGCGTCGTCGTGGACGGCGTCACGCTCACCACGACCCCGGTGATCAGGGCCGGCCAGGCCGCGGTGGCGATCGACGTCCCGATCACGGGGGACATCCTCGATCTGGTCGTCGGCGGCGGCATCGACGGTGTGGGCTCCGACCACCCCGACTGGATCGCGCCGACGCTGACCTGCTCCTGA
- a CDS encoding fasciclin domain-containing protein produces the protein MRSTRLASAIGVLTAAMISVAACGSGEQTASDATTSAAATTTTTTTTTSKAMSDGVTTTSDVFGAGCASLPKDTEGSLDGMVDDPVATAASNNPLLKTLVAAVTEAGLVDTLNKTDAKYTVFAPYDPAFEALGQETLNAVLADKAKLTSILTYHVVPQRMDKEGILSSANLPTVQGGTLKVEGSGDNVTVNGAKVLCGNIPTANATVFVIDKVMMPTS, from the coding sequence ATGCGCAGCACCCGGCTCGCGTCCGCGATCGGCGTCCTGACCGCGGCCATGATCTCCGTCGCCGCGTGCGGCAGCGGCGAACAAACCGCCTCGGACGCCACCACCTCGGCCGCCGCCACGACGACCACCACCACCACGACCACCAGCAAGGCGATGAGCGACGGCGTCACCACGACCAGCGACGTCTTCGGCGCCGGTTGCGCCAGCCTGCCCAAGGACACCGAGGGTTCCCTCGACGGCATGGTCGACGACCCGGTAGCCACGGCGGCGAGCAACAACCCGCTCCTCAAGACACTTGTGGCCGCGGTCACGGAAGCCGGCCTCGTCGACACGCTCAACAAGACCGACGCCAAGTACACCGTCTTCGCGCCCTACGACCCGGCGTTCGAGGCCCTGGGTCAGGAAACGCTGAACGCGGTGCTCGCCGACAAGGCCAAGCTCACCTCCATCCTGACCTACCACGTCGTGCCGCAGCGCATGGACAAGGAAGGCATCCTGTCCTCCGCGAACCTGCCCACCGTCCAGGGCGGCACGCTCAAGGTCGAGGGCTCCGGCGACAACGTCACGGTCAACGGCGCCAAGGTCCTGTGCGGCAACATCCCGACCGCCAACGCCACCGTCTTCGTCATCGACAAGGTCATGATGCCCACCTCCTGA
- a CDS encoding anti-sigma factor, translating into MTDDTARIEAHTLIGAYVLNAVADTERRLFEDHIAGCSSCARETAELFEATALLAGETAVEPPAHLRDRVLAAVADTRQLPPGTGNPAGPPPEAHFPRPGGSTGQSLWLRRTATLAAAAGIAVAVTLGIQAVDTNNRLERDLQALEQVNTRNSQVAELLAAPDAKLVRGEVAGGGTGTVVASATKGQVVFLADGLARLPEDRTYQMWLIGADGPRPAGLLASSDEHPDPLLASGFTGREAVGLTVEPRGGSPRPTTPTVVVLPLV; encoded by the coding sequence ATGACCGACGACACCGCGCGCATCGAAGCGCACACGCTGATCGGCGCCTACGTGCTCAACGCCGTCGCCGATACCGAGCGCCGCCTCTTCGAGGACCACATCGCGGGCTGCTCGAGCTGCGCACGGGAAACGGCCGAACTGTTCGAGGCAACGGCGCTGCTGGCCGGTGAGACTGCGGTCGAGCCTCCGGCCCACCTGCGCGACCGGGTACTGGCCGCCGTCGCCGACACCCGCCAACTGCCACCGGGAACCGGGAATCCTGCGGGCCCACCACCCGAAGCGCACTTCCCGCGCCCAGGCGGATCCACGGGCCAAAGCCTGTGGTTGCGCAGGACCGCGACGCTGGCCGCCGCGGCGGGCATCGCGGTCGCCGTGACGCTGGGCATCCAGGCCGTGGACACCAACAATCGGCTGGAACGCGACCTGCAAGCCTTGGAACAGGTCAACACCCGCAACAGCCAGGTCGCCGAACTGCTGGCCGCACCGGACGCCAAGCTCGTCCGCGGTGAGGTCGCAGGCGGTGGTACGGGCACTGTCGTGGCGTCGGCGACCAAGGGACAGGTGGTGTTCCTCGCCGACGGGCTGGCACGGCTGCCCGAGGACCGCACCTATCAGATGTGGCTGATCGGCGCCGACGGCCCACGTCCGGCCGGTCTGCTCGCGTCCTCCGACGAACATCCCGATCCGTTGCTCGCCAGTGGTTTCACCGGCCGGGAAGCCGTGGGCCTGACCGTGGAGCCACGAGGCGGATCCCCTCGGCCCACGACCCCGACCGTGGTGGTTCTCCCGCTCGTCTGA